One window from the genome of Cyclobacterium amurskyense encodes:
- a CDS encoding class I fructose-bisphosphate aldolase yields MKLSRINRLFNEKSGKCFDVAIDHGFFSEYTFLSGIENISASVKVLIDADPDAIQLTVGQARHLQSVPGKRKPALVLRTDVANVYGLELQKVLYSRMIDEPVLQAVRLDAACVVVNLFNIPGAPEVTDHCIQNILKLKPMCDHYGMPLMIEPLVFQPNNKAGGYMVDGNIKLITPMVRQAAELGADLIKADPTDDVEEYHKVIEMAGDVPVLVRGGGRASDEEILERTYRLMKQGAKGIVYGRNVVQHANPGGMTRALMAIVHNDATPDEVRGLLKSN; encoded by the coding sequence ATGAAATTAAGTAGGATTAATAGGCTTTTTAACGAGAAATCTGGAAAATGTTTTGATGTAGCCATCGACCATGGGTTTTTTAGTGAATATACATTTTTGAGTGGAATAGAGAATATTTCAGCATCTGTCAAAGTTTTGATCGATGCCGATCCAGATGCTATCCAATTGACCGTAGGGCAGGCCCGACATTTACAGTCTGTGCCTGGTAAGCGAAAGCCAGCACTTGTTTTAAGAACTGATGTTGCCAATGTGTATGGTCTTGAATTACAGAAAGTATTGTACAGTAGAATGATAGATGAGCCTGTACTGCAGGCTGTCAGATTGGATGCGGCCTGTGTGGTTGTTAACCTTTTTAATATCCCTGGAGCGCCAGAAGTTACAGACCATTGTATTCAGAATATACTTAAGCTAAAACCCATGTGTGACCATTATGGAATGCCTCTAATGATAGAACCATTGGTTTTTCAGCCCAATAACAAGGCTGGAGGTTATATGGTAGATGGCAATATAAAACTGATCACGCCAATGGTCAGGCAGGCAGCAGAATTGGGTGCGGATCTAATAAAAGCTGATCCAACAGATGATGTGGAGGAATACCATAAAGTAATTGAGATGGCTGGAGATGTACCTGTATTGGTAAGAGGTGGAGGCCGTGCCAGTGACGAAGAAATATTGGAAAGAACCTATCGCCTGATGAAGCAAGGTGCAAAAGGCATTGTTTATGGCAGAAATGTGGTGCAGCATGCCAATCCTGGAGGAATGACCCGAGCCCTGATGGCTATTGTTCACAATGATGCTACTCCGGATGAAGTGAGAGGCTTATTAAAGTCAAACTAG
- a CDS encoding PVC-type heme-binding CxxCH protein, with the protein MRLLKNSRNPIRVVHSFILLGSLIYLGACSSKSDFSFSEGDRIAIVGNSLAERFQHDGWMETYLQAANPGKKLVFRNLGYSGDQVHYRPRAHEGFGDSDSHLSKVKANVIFSFFGYNESFDNQPENFKKQLSLWIDHLRTQKYDSVNVPKVVLFSPIAHEDLGSPNLPDGSENNPRLQAYTQAMAEVAEEKEVVFVDLFEATKQMYQIIEEPLTINGIHLNEKGNQEVGKFIAETLMGGSLNEDQVALDSIRSTVKDKNLYWFHKYRAISGNDVWGTRSIQDGNYKTLQRELEMLDVMTANRDEKIWARANGEDLEVDDSNMPDPVMVGTHIVRDLTYVDPEEAIERMTVPDDLEVNLFAAEDEFPEIINPVALQVDTKGNIWVASWSTYPKWEPGREMSDRLAYLSDEDGDGKADKVTTFAYVPHPTGFEFWNGGVIVISAPDVWFLKDTDGDGVADFKERLFGGLGSDDSHHTANNLIYAPDGNIYYQRGIFILENIETPYRKSEESGSPGLYRFNPRTSDFSFMVENTPNAHGISIDRWGNPLITDGTTGKAFQVYYKRTVTSTTDTNEFDKRPLFKQTIRPITSNQILSSQHFPEKYENNFLIYNVIGFQGIKRYQLEYKDMGVVEGVEAGDLVFTGNDPTFRPSSEAQPRVVPPGYTGDPNFRPSDGVIGKDGALYFGDWHNAIITHSPYNLRDINRDQAHGRIYRITAKNRPLQEPVAIYGEPVEKLLELFKSPVDGIRHSVRVELSGRDTKEVIEKAQTYAKTLDPQSKDDALPMLEILWLHQQHNVKNNELLKTVLRSPEEKARIAAQKVAWFWSDRDSHRRGGTTADISGMQFRTFYEKFWENADSTKVEEKHEDMKGHANMAPAKKANESGKRKLELQKDPIAKLTIVAELLAFDVSEFTVKAGQQIELTVDNKDLMEHNIVIVEPGAADEVASLAIALGDDGPAKQYLPKSPKIITASKLLNGKTVETMKFKAPTKPGDYQFVCTFPGHAPVMRGIMRVLP; encoded by the coding sequence ATGAGATTATTGAAAAATTCGAGAAACCCCATAAGGGTGGTCCATTCCTTTATCCTCTTGGGCAGCCTGATTTATTTAGGGGCCTGTTCCAGCAAGTCTGATTTTTCTTTCAGTGAAGGGGATAGAATAGCCATTGTTGGGAATTCATTGGCTGAGCGATTCCAGCATGACGGATGGATGGAGACGTATCTTCAAGCTGCTAACCCTGGCAAAAAGCTAGTTTTCAGAAACCTGGGTTATTCAGGGGATCAGGTGCATTATAGGCCGAGAGCTCATGAAGGGTTTGGGGACAGCGATAGTCATTTGTCAAAGGTTAAAGCCAATGTAATTTTCTCATTTTTCGGGTACAATGAATCTTTTGATAATCAACCAGAGAACTTTAAAAAACAACTTTCCCTTTGGATCGATCATTTGCGGACACAGAAATACGATTCTGTGAATGTGCCCAAAGTCGTGTTGTTTTCTCCTATAGCACATGAGGACCTAGGTTCTCCCAACCTTCCTGATGGCTCCGAAAACAATCCCCGACTGCAGGCTTATACCCAGGCTATGGCAGAAGTTGCAGAGGAGAAAGAGGTTGTCTTCGTTGATCTGTTTGAAGCAACAAAGCAAATGTACCAAATCATAGAGGAGCCTTTGACGATAAATGGCATTCATTTAAATGAAAAAGGCAATCAGGAAGTGGGCAAATTCATTGCTGAAACCCTAATGGGGGGAAGCTTAAATGAAGATCAAGTAGCTTTGGATTCCATAAGGTCTACTGTTAAGGACAAAAACCTTTATTGGTTTCACAAGTACAGAGCCATTAGTGGCAATGATGTTTGGGGAACGCGATCCATACAAGATGGTAATTATAAAACCTTGCAGAGGGAATTAGAAATGTTGGATGTGATGACAGCCAATAGAGATGAGAAAATCTGGGCGCGAGCCAATGGAGAAGATCTGGAAGTGGATGACAGCAATATGCCTGATCCAGTGATGGTAGGTACCCATATTGTGAGAGATTTGACTTATGTAGATCCAGAGGAAGCCATAGAAAGAATGACAGTGCCTGACGATTTGGAAGTCAACCTTTTTGCTGCGGAAGATGAATTCCCGGAGATCATCAACCCTGTTGCTTTGCAAGTGGATACAAAAGGAAATATCTGGGTAGCCTCATGGTCCACCTATCCAAAATGGGAGCCTGGTAGAGAGATGAGTGACAGATTAGCCTACCTCAGTGATGAGGACGGTGATGGCAAGGCGGATAAAGTAACCACTTTTGCCTATGTACCACACCCTACTGGTTTTGAATTTTGGAATGGTGGAGTGATCGTAATCTCTGCTCCAGACGTGTGGTTTCTTAAGGATACTGATGGCGATGGAGTGGCGGATTTTAAAGAGAGGCTTTTTGGAGGCTTGGGTTCTGATGATTCACATCATACAGCGAATAACCTAATCTATGCTCCAGATGGAAATATCTATTACCAAAGAGGGATTTTCATTCTTGAAAATATAGAAACACCTTACCGAAAAAGTGAAGAATCAGGATCACCGGGACTTTATCGTTTCAATCCAAGGACTTCTGACTTCTCATTTATGGTGGAGAATACACCCAATGCACACGGTATCAGTATAGATAGATGGGGCAATCCGTTAATAACAGATGGTACAACAGGAAAAGCTTTTCAGGTTTATTACAAAAGAACAGTTACTTCCACGACAGACACCAATGAATTTGACAAAAGGCCATTGTTCAAACAAACAATTCGACCAATTACCTCCAATCAAATTTTATCCAGCCAGCATTTCCCAGAGAAATACGAAAACAATTTCCTGATATACAATGTGATTGGATTTCAAGGGATAAAGCGTTACCAGTTGGAATACAAAGATATGGGAGTAGTAGAAGGTGTTGAAGCCGGAGACCTAGTGTTTACAGGAAATGATCCAACCTTCCGTCCTTCCTCTGAAGCCCAACCTAGGGTTGTGCCTCCGGGTTACACAGGTGACCCTAACTTCCGTCCTTCTGATGGGGTAATAGGAAAAGACGGGGCCTTGTACTTTGGGGATTGGCACAATGCGATCATTACCCATTCCCCCTATAATCTCAGGGACATCAACAGGGATCAGGCACATGGTAGGATTTACCGCATAACTGCAAAAAACAGACCACTTCAGGAGCCGGTAGCCATTTACGGGGAACCTGTAGAGAAGCTTCTGGAACTGTTTAAAAGTCCAGTGGATGGGATCAGGCATTCAGTACGAGTAGAGTTGAGCGGAAGGGATACAAAGGAAGTGATAGAAAAAGCGCAAACTTATGCGAAAACACTTGATCCTCAAAGTAAGGATGATGCGCTTCCAATGTTGGAGATTTTATGGCTTCACCAGCAACACAATGTGAAAAACAATGAATTGCTCAAAACGGTGTTGAGATCACCTGAGGAAAAAGCCAGAATAGCAGCGCAGAAAGTTGCCTGGTTTTGGAGCGATAGGGATTCTCATAGACGTGGTGGAACTACCGCAGATATTTCAGGAATGCAGTTTAGAACATTCTATGAGAAATTCTGGGAAAATGCAGATTCTACTAAAGTGGAGGAGAAACATGAAGACATGAAAGGCCATGCCAATATGGCTCCTGCCAAAAAGGCTAATGAAAGTGGGAAACGAAAACTAGAACTACAAAAAGATCCTATAGCAAAATTAACCATTGTGGCCGAATTGCTTGCCTTTGATGTTTCAGAATTTACTGTTAAGGCTGGTCAGCAAATAGAGTTGACAGTGGATAACAAAGACTTGATGGAACACAATATTGTCATCGTAGAGCCTGGTGCCGCAGATGAAGTAGCCTCATTGGCAATCGCTTTGGGAGATGATGGACCTGCGAAACAATACCTTCCCAAAAGTCCGAAAATAATAACCGCTTCCAAATTGTTAAATGGCAAAACAGTGGAAACAATGAAGTTTAAAGCACCTACCAAGCCGGGTGATTACCAGTTTGTATGCACCTTTCCTGGGCATGCGCCGGTGATGAGGGGCATCATGCGGGTATTGCCCTAA
- a CDS encoding Gfo/Idh/MocA family protein has product MIKPKISVGIIGLSVHSADFTEILNAEGANSGGYNSKVVAIYHPKGNPDVEFSEERLQEFAERIGKQGVSTVNSIDEVIEKSDAIMLLTNDGRPHLEQVLPVLKAGKLVYIDKPLAENLENVLKIFHEANRFGVKVFSSSALRYGSQNTVIKAGEYVGELLGAQTYGPAPLQKSHVDMFWDGIHGIESLYSVMGTGCQTVSRTSTNGTDMIVGNWAGDKLGYFRGIRMGKVGFGGTVFGTNGINSIGKFEGYQRLVRAIDGFFTTGKLPVEPEETIEIYAFMEAADESKRQGGKPINISDTINRIII; this is encoded by the coding sequence ATGATTAAGCCGAAAATTAGCGTAGGTATTATTGGGCTTTCTGTTCATAGTGCTGATTTTACTGAAATTCTGAATGCTGAAGGAGCTAATTCAGGAGGCTACAACAGTAAAGTTGTGGCGATATACCATCCAAAAGGAAATCCTGATGTGGAATTCTCTGAAGAAAGGTTGCAAGAGTTTGCTGAGAGGATTGGAAAACAAGGAGTATCTACGGTCAATTCAATAGATGAAGTCATTGAAAAATCGGATGCTATAATGCTATTGACCAACGATGGGAGGCCACATTTAGAACAGGTTTTGCCTGTGTTAAAAGCAGGTAAGCTTGTTTATATCGACAAACCTTTGGCAGAAAATCTGGAAAATGTATTGAAGATTTTTCATGAAGCCAATCGTTTTGGGGTCAAAGTCTTTAGCTCTTCTGCCTTACGCTATGGAAGCCAAAACACTGTAATTAAAGCAGGGGAATACGTGGGTGAGTTATTGGGAGCGCAAACTTACGGGCCTGCTCCCCTTCAAAAATCCCATGTGGATATGTTCTGGGATGGCATTCATGGCATAGAATCGCTCTACAGTGTCATGGGCACAGGCTGTCAAACGGTCTCAAGGACCTCAACCAACGGGACAGATATGATTGTAGGGAATTGGGCAGGTGATAAGTTGGGGTATTTCAGAGGTATACGAATGGGGAAAGTTGGTTTCGGAGGTACCGTATTTGGTACGAACGGAATTAATTCAATAGGAAAATTTGAAGGGTATCAAAGGTTGGTTAGGGCCATAGATGGCTTTTTTACTACGGGTAAACTTCCAGTAGAACCAGAAGAAACCATTGAAATTTATGCATTTATGGAAGCAGCTGATGAAAGCAAAAGACAGGGTGGGAAACCCATAAATATTAGCGATACAATTAATAGAATTATAATTTAA